Sequence from the Dehalococcoidia bacterium genome:
GGTGGTCGGCATGTCCGTGACCGAGCCAAGGTGGGACCGGCCCTCGGTGCCGCTCGACTACCACCCGCCGCAGTGGCCGCCAAGGTGACCACTGGGCGCATCCGCCGGAACCGGGCGTTTGACAGTCTCCAGGAGCGCGCATACGATTCTGATTGGCCGGCGGATCTGAGTTTGAACGGGGAAACACTGGTGACCGCGAACACCCGACACTCGGGCCTCATGGAAGGCGAGGAATCGAGGTGGGTGACGCTCGGGCGTGCCTGCGAGATACTCGGTGTCGATGAATCGACTCTGAGGCGCTGGGCGGACGCCGGCCGCCTGCGTGTGTATCGCACCCCGGGCGGGCACCGCCGCTTCTCCCTGGGTAACCTCCAGGAATTGCTGTCCGGCGATGGTGGCGGCCGCGCGCAGATCGGCCGAATGGCTTTCGCCAAGATCCGCCAGGAACTGCGCCGCGCGCGGCAGCAGGAGGGCGGTTGGTACGCCAGCCTCTCGGAATCCGACCGGCAGCGCTTCCGGGACCTCGGCCGCCGCCTCGTCGAGATGGTGGGCGAATACATGGACAAGCGCACCAGACAGCCGAGGCTGCTGGAAGAAGCGCACGAGATAGGCCTGGCCTATGGCCGCATCCTCATAGGCGCCGGGCTCCGGCTCCCGAACGCCGTCGAGGCCTACATCGGTTTCCGCAAGACCATGGACGAGACGACGCGCCAGGCCTCCACCCGCGAGGCCCTCCCGATGGAGGAGGCGCTGGACGCCTGCGGCCAGGTACACGCCCTCGGCGACCAGGTGCTTCTCGGCATCGCGGCCGCCTACGAGTTGCTGGCAACGCCCGGCGGAAAAGCCTGATGCCGGAACGGCGCAAGCCCACCCGCAAGCCGCTCGGTTTCTTCGACGCCCGCGACCGCATGGCGCACCTGAACAACGCCTACCGCGTCCAGGGTGGGCGCCCGCTCGACCCCATGTCCCAGCGCTTTCAGCGCGAACTCGCCGAAGTGGACTCTCCCGAGCCCGGCGAGGAACTCCAGGACGCCGAGCTCAGCGATGGCGAGCGCCGCCAGGCCATGGAGCGCGAGCGCCTCCGCCGCGAGCGCAGGGGCTAGCATCCTCTCTCGAGGCCAGCGTTATCGAGTCAGGCCGGCAGCTTCGGGTCGAGCGCATGGCGCACTTTGCCTCCGCGGGGCCCTGCCCATAGGCCGCCGTAGCACAGGCTCCTGACGCGACGCGGCGCCGCTCCTCGCCCGGATGGCGGCCTGCGTGATGCCCCAGGCCAGGTCTCGCCAGGTCCGGCGCCAACATCCGGACGGGTTTTTTCGGGCGTGAGTCCGGGAAAGCTCAGGAAACCTGTAAGAACTTGTCTAGAACCAGAGGATGGGTTCCCCTAGATTCTACTCAATACGTTTCTGATGTGAGTAGATTTAGGGAGCTTCTAGCTTTGGGCAACCGTGTCTGGGTCTCGATCGGCGAAGCGGCCCGCTTGATCGGAGTCAGCGAACCCACCCTGCGTAAGTGGACCGACTCGGGCCGCATTGCCGTGTTCAGGACCCCCGGCGGGCATCGGCGCTACCTCCGCTCGGAGATCGAGGCCTTTCGCCGGTCGCGTGACCAGTCGCTCATCGAGGAAGCCGAGGCCGGCGCGCCGCTGACTCACGGCTCCAGGGATGGCTTTCGCCGGTGAAGTACCGCAGCCTGGGCACGACCGGCATTGCCGTCTCCGAAGTTGGCTTCGGCGTCTGGACGCTCTCGACCGGTTGGTGGGGAGAGCACCAGCGCGATGAGGCCGTGCGACTCTTACGCCTGGCCTACGACCTGGGCATCACGTTCTTCGACACGGCCGACGTGTACGGCGGCGGCTACGGCGAGACCCTGCTCGCCGAAGCGCTCGGCGACAAGCGTTCAACCTGCGTGTTCGCCACGAAGGTAGGCTACGACTGGTACCACCACAGGCGGGAGTCCGGCCAGCGAGAGCACCCGCAGGACTTCTCGCCCGGCTTCATCCGCTTCGCCGTCGAGCGCAGCCTCGAGCGGCTCGGCACGGACTACATCGACTGGCTGCAACTCCACAACCCTCGCATGGAGGCGATCGGCGACGAAGCCCTGCGGGCCGAGATTGAGGCCCTGCGCCGGGAGGGCAAAGTGCGTGCCTGGGGCGTGGCCCTCGGCCCCGCCATTGGCTGGCGCGATGAGGGCCTGGCCGCAATCCGGGAGGCCCGCGTGCCGG
This genomic interval carries:
- a CDS encoding aldo/keto reductase, with the translated sequence MKYRSLGTTGIAVSEVGFGVWTLSTGWWGEHQRDEAVRLLRLAYDLGITFFDTADVYGGGYGETLLAEALGDKRSTCVFATKVGYDWYHHRRESGQREHPQDFSPGFIRFAVERSLERLGTDYIDWLQLHNPRMEAIGDEALRAEIEALRREGKVRAWGVALGPAIGWRDEGLAAIREARVPAMQIIHNLLEQDPGRDFIAAARGTGAGFVARVPHSSGLLEGHYTAETTFPPGDHRNHRPRQWLLDGLRKVDQLRFLETQDRTLGQAAIQWLLSEPLMASVLPNIYGEEQLREFAAAPESPPLTADELARTHALYESNFGLPAPMKA
- a CDS encoding helix-turn-helix domain-containing protein — its product is MGNRVWVSIGEAARLIGVSEPTLRKWTDSGRIAVFRTPGGHRRYLRSEIEAFRRSRDQSLIEEAEAGAPLTHGSRDGFRR
- a CDS encoding helix-turn-helix domain-containing protein, whose product is MTANTRHSGLMEGEESRWVTLGRACEILGVDESTLRRWADAGRLRVYRTPGGHRRFSLGNLQELLSGDGGGRAQIGRMAFAKIRQELRRARQQEGGWYASLSESDRQRFRDLGRRLVEMVGEYMDKRTRQPRLLEEAHEIGLAYGRILIGAGLRLPNAVEAYIGFRKTMDETTRQASTREALPMEEALDACGQVHALGDQVLLGIAAAYELLATPGGKA